The sequence AGGTGATAGGTGATGGAGGTTAGGTGTTAGGGTTGGATATGTGGTGATTCGGAGGTTCAGCCTTTGAATTCTCAGTATTCCTTACCAACACCCAGCACCCAATACCCAACACCCAACTGGAGTTGGATAATGGCAAAAGCTGGCGGTGATGTCCGCATAGTGATAAATTTGGCTTGTGAAGATTGCAAGCAGCGCAATTATACATCGTATAAAAACAAGCGCAACGACCCGGACCGGTTGGAACTCAAGAAGTACTGCCATTGGTGCGGGAAACACACTACACATCGGGAAGCAAAATAGGTTGTCGGCTTCAAGACGGCTTGTTCCCTCTGCTAATGTGAGGGCAGGGCGCAATCTATAATATTTTTGCACTCGCGATGATGGTGTGGTATAATCAACGTGCGGCGAGAGCTGACATAAAGATGTGTTGAAACTCAGGTGGCGCAGGGGCTTAGCTCAGCTGGTAGAGCACCGGTCTCCAAAACCGGGTGTCGTCGGTTCGATCCCGGCAGCCCCTGCCATTTTCTGGGTTTGGAGGACTAATGGCCAATACTGCAGCAACAAAGACAGCAGCCAAGTCGAATGGCGAGGGTGTCTTTTCGCGTTTTATAAAGTTCATCAAGGAAAGTTGGTATGAGACTTTTAAGAAGTCGTCATGGCCGACTAAGGCTGAGTTAAAGCAGTTTACGATTGTGGTTATTTTCACTATCGTGGCAATCGCAGTATACATCGGTGCAATAGATTTTATTTTGACGAAGCTCACTGAGGCTTTACCCGCAGGTGGGTAGGTTCAATAGAAGGGCTTTCGGCTAGGGATAGAATGACAGAAAAACAGTGGTACGCTGTACATACATATTCAGGTCACGAGAATAAGGTCAAGACCAACATAGAGCGGCGCGCGGAGTCCATGAACCTCAAGGACAAGATCTTCCGGATACTTGTTCCCACTGAGGCTGAGCTGCGCACAAGGGCAGGAAAGCGGCAGGAAGTCCAGCGAAAGGTCTTCCCCGGCTATGTTCTCATCGAGATGGTTCTGGATGAGACGACCTGGTATCTTGTTAAGAGCACGACCGGGGTTACCGGTTTTGTTACTTCGGGTAATAAGCCTGTGCCGCTTCAGGACAAAGAGATTCAGGATATCCTGGATGCGATTGAAGCTCCTGATCGAAAACCGAAAGTGAAGTGGTCCAAGGATGAGGTTGTGCGAATCACATCCGGTCCGTTTACAGACTTCACCGGTAAAATTGAAGAGGTTAACGTGCAGAAAGAAAAGCTCAAGGTTCTCATCTCTATTTTTGGTAGAGATACTCCTGTTGAGCTTGATTTTTCGCAGGTTGAACGATTGTAGTTAAGCCTGGTTCACGGGTTTTGTGTGCAGATTGCCGAGTGTCTTAACGTCATAAGGTCATAGTGTCACAACGTCCAACATGGACGTTAAGACGCGGAACGTTATGACGAAATGACTCATGTTGGCAATCTGCTTGATTGTGTCTGTGACGGGCTGCCGATTCGAAAGGAAAACTTAGATGGCCAAGAAAGTAATGGCGGTGGTCAAGCTTCAGATCCCCGCAGGTAAAGCGACACCCGCACCGCCCGTCGGGCCGGCACTCAGCCAGCACGGGGTCAACATAATGGAGTTCGTCAAATCGTATAACGAGAAGACGGCCGCCCAGATCGGTAATGTTGTCCCTGTCGAGATTTCGGTCTATGAGGACCGTTCGTTCACATTTGTGCTTAAGGTCTCTCCCGCTGCCGAACTTCTGAAGAAGGCTGCGGGTATCGAGCGAGCTTCCGGTGAGCCGAATAAAAAGAAAGTAGCCAAACTCACCCGTGAGCAGTTGCGTCAGGTTGCCGAGACCAAGATGCCCGACCTCAACGCGAACAGTATTGAGGCTGCGATGCGCACTCTTGAAGGCACCGCGCGCTCAGCGGGAATCGAAATTGTAGATTAGTCTAAAAGTTTGAAAGTCAAAAAATCAAAAAGTTAGCTGGTCGCTAAGACGGCACCAAACTTTTGGACTTTACGACTTTATAACTTTTTGACTGAATATTGCAGGCGGCAGGCGAAAGCCGATATCCCCACGGGGACCTGCATATAAGGAGAAATGTATGCCTACACATGGAAAGAGGTACGTCGAGGCAGCCAAGACCGTTGGCGCCGACGGACCGAAATCACCACAGGAAGCGCTGGAGTTAATTAAGAATACTGCCAGTGCGAAATTTGACGAGACTGTCGATGTTGCCATCAAGTTGGGGGTTGACCCCAGGCATGGCGACCAGATGGTTCGCGGAAACACCAATCTGCCTCATGGGACCGGCAAGGTACGTAAAGTGGCTGTTATCGCTAAGGGTGATAAGGCAACTGAAGCCCAGGAAGCCGGAGCCGATAAAGTCGGTGATGAGGATCTGGTGAAAGAGATCCAGGGCGGCTGGATGGACTTCGATGTCCTGCTTGCCACGCCGGATGTAATGAACCTGGTCGGACGACTGGGAAGCATTCTCCGCGCGAAGATGCCGAGCAAGAAGGCCGGGACCGTCGCTGATGATATTGGGCGGGTAGTTAAAGAGATCAAGACTGCGTCCAGGGTTGAGTATCGTGTAGAGAAGGCTGGCATTGTGCATGCGCCGATCGGCAAGGTCTCGTTCACTGCGGATCAGTTGAAGGAAAACTTCCTTGCGCTGGTTGATGCGCTTATCAAGGCTAAACCGTCTTCAGCAAAGGGACGATATTTACTGAGAATTACAGTCAGTTCGACCATGGGTCCTGGTATTGATATAGATACCTATGAAGCCGCTCGCATGGCTGGCAAATAACTAAAACAAATATAAAATCTAAAATCTCAAATATAAAATTAATTGTGCCGTAGACAGTTGGTACCCGATGGGTTTAATGCTGGATGAGCAGCGCCGACCGAGGCTGAGCACCAGAATTACCGATTGCTGATGTAGTCGGTGAAAGCTGATGATTCAGGGCTGTCTGCGAAAGGCAGCCCATTATTGCGTCTGGTAAGCGGCACAATCTGAAAGGAGGTGAGACGTATTGCCGACATTTGAAAGAACGCCGAGACCGGAGAAAGTCGCTGCAGTTGAAGAGCTGCAGGGAATGCTCGAAAAGAGCACAGTGATCCTCACTGATTATCAGGGTCTGGATGTCAAGGGTCTTGCTAAGCTCAGAACAAAGCTGCGCGAGAGTGGAAGCGGCTACAAGGTAGTAAAGAACACGCTTCTCATACGCGCATCTGAGGGTATGGCTTCCGAGGTTTTGTTCGAGGGTTTGGCAGGTCCGACGGCGATTGTCTACACGGATGATCCGGTTGGTGCCGCGAAGACGCTTGGAGATTTTACCAAGGGACCGAAAGCGATCAAGTTGAAAGCGGGTGTAGTCGATGGGCAGTTGGTTGATGTAAAGCAACTGGAAGCCCTTGCCAAGATTCCGCCGCGCGAGCAACTTTATGCGATGGTGGTTGGCGGCTTGCAGAGCCCGATCACTGGTCTGGTTGGCACAATGCAGCAGATGATCAGTCAGCTTGTGTTTACGCTCCAGGGCGTGGCTGACAAGAAAGCAGCATAAATGCTTTAATCGCGAAAACTCGAAAGAGTGAAAACGCGAAATGAAAATATAAAAGCCGCGCCGATAATGGCGCTTACCAAAAAGGGGTGCAAATTAACAAAATGGCTAACATACCTGAGCTTATCGAGACAGTAAAGAATATGACGGTCCTCGAGCTGAACGATTTCGTAAAGGCTCTGCAGGATGAATTCGGCGTTTCCGCTATGGCTATGGCTGCTCCGGTAGCTATGGCTGGCAATGGCGGCGCCGCTGCCGAAGAAGTTGAAGAGAAGACGGCATTCGACGTTGTTCTCACTGCCGCCGGTGACAAGAAGATCCAGGTCATCAAGGTCGTCCGCGAGCTTACCACACTCGGACTGAAAGAAGCCAAGGAATTGGTAGACTCTGCTCCTAAGGCGATCAAAGAGGGCGTGAACAAGGAAGAGGCCGAGGCCATGAAGAGCAAGCTCGAGGCCGAGGGCGCTTCTGTAGAGATAAAGTAATCATTTTTGATTGCTGTTTTAAGTTCGGGCGCGGTCGCGAATGTGGCCGCGCCTTGAGTGCGTGTACGATCAAGGGTCAGCAGTCGGCAGTCGGTGGTCAACCGACGGCCAACCGCCGACTGCCGACTGCCGACTGTTGAAAAAAACTGTAAAAAATACGTGTAAGGGGTTTCATTCCCATTGACCCCACATACTTGCTACTGATATAATAATATTTCGCGTGTGAACCCAATCAGGAGGCCCAGATGAGAGAAATTCAGCACAGGACCAAGCGTACCCCTGAGGCGATTGATCTGCCTAACTTGGTCGAGATTCAGCTCGACTCCTACAAATGGTTTCTTCGGGAAGGGCTGAAAGAGCTGTTTCAAAGTTTTTCACCCATACATGACTTCACGGGCAATTTGTCCCTGGAACTGTTAGACTATTCCCTAGGTGACCCGAAATACACGGTTGAAGAGTGCCGTTATCGGGACATGACCACTTTTGAAGCCCCAATCAAGGCGCGTGTGCGTCTTACGGCGGCAGAAAAGGAAGTAATCGAGAGCGAAGTTTATCTCGGTGACCTTCCACTGATGACCGAGAAGGGCACTTTTGTTATAAACGGCGCTGAGCGCGTTGTCGTCAGCCAGCTCGCCCGTTCGCCCGGCGTTTATTTCAAGGACACTCTTGATTATTCAGGCCGCGTGCTCTACTTTGCCACGATCATTCCAAGCCCCGGCGCTTGGATCGATATCGAGACCGATGCGAACGACGTTATTACCGTTCACGTCGCTCAGACAAAGAAATTCCCGCTCACCACATTCCTGCGAGCGTTGAACCTGTTTGAGCCTGCCTGTCCTAAGTCTGAGATGGTGTCCGCGCATGAGGCAATCGGCAGGACTCTGGCTGCCGACAAGGTCAACAAGGATACCGGTGAGGTCCTCTTTGAAGCCGGTAAGGTAGTCGA is a genomic window of Armatimonadota bacterium containing:
- the rplA gene encoding 50S ribosomal protein L1; its protein translation is MPTHGKRYVEAAKTVGADGPKSPQEALELIKNTASAKFDETVDVAIKLGVDPRHGDQMVRGNTNLPHGTGKVRKVAVIAKGDKATEAQEAGADKVGDEDLVKEIQGGWMDFDVLLATPDVMNLVGRLGSILRAKMPSKKAGTVADDIGRVVKEIKTASRVEYRVEKAGIVHAPIGKVSFTADQLKENFLALVDALIKAKPSSAKGRYLLRITVSSTMGPGIDIDTYEAARMAGK
- the secE gene encoding preprotein translocase subunit SecE, whose protein sequence is MANTAATKTAAKSNGEGVFSRFIKFIKESWYETFKKSSWPTKAELKQFTIVVIFTIVAIAVYIGAIDFILTKLTEALPAGG
- the rpmG gene encoding 50S ribosomal protein L33, with amino-acid sequence MAKAGGDVRIVINLACEDCKQRNYTSYKNKRNDPDRLELKKYCHWCGKHTTHREAK
- the nusG gene encoding transcription termination/antitermination protein NusG, whose translation is MTEKQWYAVHTYSGHENKVKTNIERRAESMNLKDKIFRILVPTEAELRTRAGKRQEVQRKVFPGYVLIEMVLDETTWYLVKSTTGVTGFVTSGNKPVPLQDKEIQDILDAIEAPDRKPKVKWSKDEVVRITSGPFTDFTGKIEEVNVQKEKLKVLISIFGRDTPVELDFSQVERL
- the rplJ gene encoding 50S ribosomal protein L10 — protein: MPTFERTPRPEKVAAVEELQGMLEKSTVILTDYQGLDVKGLAKLRTKLRESGSGYKVVKNTLLIRASEGMASEVLFEGLAGPTAIVYTDDPVGAAKTLGDFTKGPKAIKLKAGVVDGQLVDVKQLEALAKIPPREQLYAMVVGGLQSPITGLVGTMQQMISQLVFTLQGVADKKAA
- the rplK gene encoding 50S ribosomal protein L11; the encoded protein is MAKKVMAVVKLQIPAGKATPAPPVGPALSQHGVNIMEFVKSYNEKTAAQIGNVVPVEISVYEDRSFTFVLKVSPAAELLKKAAGIERASGEPNKKKVAKLTREQLRQVAETKMPDLNANSIEAAMRTLEGTARSAGIEIVD
- the rplL gene encoding 50S ribosomal protein L7/L12, giving the protein MANIPELIETVKNMTVLELNDFVKALQDEFGVSAMAMAAPVAMAGNGGAAAEEVEEKTAFDVVLTAAGDKKIQVIKVVRELTTLGLKEAKELVDSAPKAIKEGVNKEEAEAMKSKLEAEGASVEIK